The Sphaerospermopsis torques-reginae ITEP-024 genome has a window encoding:
- a CDS encoding type II toxin-antitoxin system PemK/MazF family toxin, protein MKEGNIILTPIPQANGEIKNRPALILREMPKYQDFLVCGISTQLKQYIAEFDEIVSPGDGDDDFQSSGLVSPSVIRLSFLTVITRNNIIGSIGTISTERHKRLLHNLSQYLIKSRDESRKNYITLSEKYSAPFSSQI, encoded by the coding sequence ATGAAAGAAGGTAATATTATATTAACTCCTATTCCTCAAGCAAATGGAGAAATAAAAAACCGTCCGGCTTTAATTTTGCGAGAAATGCCAAAGTATCAAGATTTTTTGGTATGTGGAATTAGTACCCAATTAAAACAATATATTGCTGAGTTCGATGAAATAGTTTCACCTGGTGATGGTGATGATGATTTTCAATCTAGTGGTTTAGTTAGTCCGTCTGTAATTAGATTGAGTTTCTTAACAGTTATTACTCGTAACAATATAATTGGCTCAATTGGCACAATTTCCACAGAAAGACACAAACGATTATTACATAATCTGAGTCAATATTTAATTAAATCCAGAGATGAATCTAGAAAAAATTATATCACATTGTCTGAAAAATATTCTGCACCATTTTCTTCTCAGATTTAG
- a CDS encoding aldo/keto reductase produces MQTNQTLSLPSMGCGTWAWGNQLLWGYNESMDDQLQQVFNLCVSNGVTLFDTGDSYGTGRLNGRSESLLGKFTREYQGLNQENICIATKLAAYPWRWTRKSIISACHASTKRLGKNVDLVQMHWSTANYAPWQEVGLLDGLADLYEQGLVKGVGLSNYGTKRLLWVHKRFQERGIPIKTLQVQYSLLSTYPVTELGLKDVCDDLGIKLIAYSPLALGLLTGKFSENGKFPKGVRGFLFKQILPGIQGVLGTLREIANQRNRTMSQVAINWCICKGAIPIPGAKNLEQAEQNIGALGWLLSDAEVAELDSAAAKSEKKMVQNIFQTM; encoded by the coding sequence ATGCAAACTAACCAAACATTATCCTTACCGAGCATGGGATGTGGAACATGGGCTTGGGGTAATCAACTCCTGTGGGGATACAATGAAAGCATGGATGACCAATTACAACAGGTATTTAATCTCTGTGTGAGTAATGGTGTCACCCTGTTTGATACAGGAGACTCCTATGGTACAGGAAGATTAAATGGACGTAGTGAGTCACTTTTAGGTAAGTTTACCAGAGAATATCAAGGATTAAATCAAGAAAATATTTGTATTGCGACAAAATTAGCAGCTTATCCTTGGAGATGGACGAGAAAATCAATTATTTCTGCTTGTCATGCTTCTACAAAAAGATTAGGAAAAAACGTTGATTTAGTGCAGATGCACTGGTCAACTGCAAATTATGCACCTTGGCAAGAAGTAGGTTTATTAGATGGGTTAGCTGATTTATATGAACAAGGTTTAGTTAAAGGTGTAGGATTATCTAATTACGGTACAAAAAGATTATTATGGGTACATAAAAGATTCCAGGAAAGGGGTATTCCTATTAAAACTTTACAGGTTCAATATTCACTTTTATCTACCTATCCAGTGACAGAATTAGGTTTAAAAGATGTATGTGATGATTTGGGAATTAAACTCATTGCTTATAGTCCTTTAGCTTTAGGTTTATTAACAGGTAAGTTTTCCGAAAATGGTAAATTTCCTAAAGGTGTGAGAGGGTTTTTATTTAAACAAATCTTACCAGGTATTCAGGGAGTTTTAGGAACTTTGCGAGAAATAGCAAATCAGAGAAATAGAACCATGTCCCAAGTTGCAATTAACTGGTGTATTTGTAAAGGTGCAATTCCTATTCCTGGGGCGAAGAATTTAGAACAAGCAGAACAAAATATAGGTGCTTTGGGTTGGTTATTGAGTGATGCTGAAGTTGCAGAATTAGATAGTGCTGCGGCTAAATCTGAGAAGAAAATGGTGCAGAATATTTTTCAGACAATGTGA
- a CDS encoding DUF3800 domain-containing protein, whose translation MTEQEKTNHYFVDEAGDLTFFDRKGRIIVGTPGASKFFMVGVAQIFHPEQVTLELAELRKQLCADPRYKDIPSMQPSANKTAITFHAKDDHQDVRKEVFKLMQTFEIKMYVAIRYKAELAVATQKTYETLSKKTNQDDIYDDLVKRLFKERLHKANINHIVFARRGKTAREEALQQAINQAKRNFETKWKISSDSTTIIKPAYPSDYAGLQVVDYYLWALQRLYERHEDKYFIPLAQKYRMIMDLDDRRNKNYGEWYTDSNPLSLDKLKWFVG comes from the coding sequence ATGACAGAACAAGAAAAAACTAATCATTACTTTGTTGACGAAGCAGGAGACTTAACATTTTTTGACAGAAAAGGCAGAATTATAGTAGGAACACCGGGCGCATCTAAATTTTTTATGGTAGGTGTAGCCCAAATTTTTCATCCAGAACAAGTAACATTAGAACTCGCAGAACTCAGAAAACAACTTTGTGCTGATCCGCGCTATAAAGACATTCCTTCAATGCAACCTTCAGCCAACAAAACAGCAATTACCTTTCATGCAAAAGACGATCATCAAGATGTCAGAAAGGAAGTATTTAAACTCATGCAAACCTTTGAAATTAAAATGTATGTAGCTATCAGATACAAAGCAGAATTAGCAGTAGCTACTCAAAAAACTTATGAAACTTTAAGCAAAAAGACCAATCAAGATGATATATATGATGATCTAGTAAAACGACTATTTAAAGAGAGATTACATAAAGCCAACATTAATCATATCGTTTTTGCTAGACGTGGTAAAACTGCGCGGGAAGAAGCACTACAACAAGCTATAAATCAAGCAAAAAGAAATTTTGAAACTAAATGGAAAATCTCTTCCGATAGTACAACTATTATTAAACCAGCTTACCCATCAGATTATGCTGGATTGCAAGTTGTTGATTACTATTTATGGGCTTTACAAAGATTATATGAACGCCATGAAGATAAATATTTTATTCCACTTGCTCAAAAATACAGGATGATTATGGATTTAGATGATCGGCGAAATAAGAACTATGGAGAGTGGTATACTGATTCTAACCCGCTATCACTAGATAAACTGAAATGGTTTGTGGGCTAG
- the ssb gene encoding single-stranded DNA-binding protein translates to METKQIYTSFIHWFGSHGKNYGFIVRPEDIDSFSKMSKYEKYEQGYYFHEENIIDQQFLDYLKQDKKNGERIYIQFELKDGKSEAINVQLSRYIGTVDKINKNYTFDSKIKCEDDSLIDFRNNYHSQLKLDDIVSFGVRNNNRCEAILIDKIEDENTICDYITSNNPTIFIKSLIAHINLNILSLEEIESKIIDNKTLLTSVSISIQLRQELAQKIPSIYIKYTDLRYYLRNLQEYPELVNQYINDLDKKLKDEIVEELIDKMNKNDEKLIDNYWNKIEYLSANLEYKGYLWDVAPEKYKHKKIEKRYQKFFVLVKKFAESGYPDEHKICGNWQELYSLNQDEQELIKKWIVKNNDNEFVQMVAARGAEKLVANYYGSIGYDVEDISIKQVEHPDGGDWKKYDIRITKEKQPIYLDVKNARSSQSSKVYSSFCVRKLKEYREQDIKIIGVLSPLIYQNDYQSKKSKKYIHIIWYCANKLNEEQKIELEQNIKADLAKKPQNQNITKNDIIQAIEKEKQNQYICNSEQIKILGTFDKSDIKELKEYISELNKKLFSGETPASINIINEVHEEDNPYYPHWLFDYDDDFYVNQINIIEEFRNLTNEEIPSYNEYEDYQKFNLIENQYNALPLFLATQRELPNNWRQKLSEWECKFIDSILIIKSQRIKLPHIFLAILRHFLSMIGSGGNNQDYDPLKYLEILYTHKNHNENPHPLKIYDPVKDQHPNFPEKSPTIINFCKTLNILYSRRENLKLNEFVIFHFQGRGLLQGTKLGSNEKTKILAYCGKCGYPHIIRNEEPGKNNICKSDTCKYLICPKCKCCQKDCSEYKKRTEDNQKSVDILGLNVVNLVGRAGQEPDVKHFEDGKIRCNLSLAVNRRNKNDNEPDWFTLRIWGKTAEIAANDVHKGSQIAIQGALIFDTWIDDKTEAHRSKPVIQVEQLYLLDKKRNQQYNLNDW, encoded by the coding sequence ATGGAAACTAAGCAGATATATACAAGTTTTATTCATTGGTTCGGTAGTCATGGTAAAAATTATGGCTTTATTGTCAGACCTGAAGATATAGACAGTTTTTCAAAAATGTCCAAGTATGAAAAGTATGAACAAGGTTATTATTTTCATGAGGAAAATATTATTGACCAACAGTTTTTAGATTATCTAAAACAAGATAAAAAAAATGGAGAACGTATTTATATTCAATTTGAGTTAAAAGATGGTAAGTCAGAAGCCATTAATGTACAATTATCTAGGTATATTGGAACAGTTGATAAAATAAATAAAAATTATACTTTTGACAGTAAAATTAAATGTGAAGATGATTCTCTAATTGATTTTAGAAACAATTATCATTCTCAGTTAAAGTTAGATGATATTGTTTCATTTGGAGTAAGAAATAATAATAGATGTGAAGCAATATTAATTGATAAAATAGAAGATGAAAATACTATATGTGACTACATAACCAGTAATAATCCTACTATTTTCATAAAAAGTCTCATTGCCCACATAAACCTAAATATTCTCTCATTAGAGGAAATAGAATCAAAAATCATTGACAACAAAACATTATTGACATCTGTAAGTATAAGTATTCAACTTAGACAAGAATTAGCACAGAAAATTCCTTCTATATACATCAAGTATACTGACTTGAGATACTATTTAAGAAACTTGCAAGAATATCCTGAGTTAGTTAATCAATATATTAATGACTTGGATAAAAAATTAAAAGATGAAATTGTAGAAGAATTAATAGATAAAATGAATAAGAATGATGAAAAATTAATTGATAATTATTGGAATAAGATTGAATATCTATCAGCAAACTTAGAATATAAAGGATATTTATGGGATGTAGCACCAGAAAAATATAAGCATAAAAAGATAGAGAAAAGATATCAAAAATTCTTCGTTCTGGTTAAGAAATTTGCAGAATCTGGTTATCCTGACGAACATAAAATATGTGGTAATTGGCAAGAATTATATTCTTTAAATCAAGATGAACAAGAATTGATTAAAAAATGGATAGTCAAAAATAATGATAATGAATTTGTACAAATGGTTGCTGCTCGTGGTGCTGAAAAGTTAGTAGCAAACTACTATGGATCTATTGGATATGATGTAGAAGATATTTCGATTAAACAAGTTGAACATCCTGATGGTGGAGATTGGAAAAAATATGATATTAGAATCACAAAAGAAAAACAACCTATATATTTAGATGTTAAAAATGCTAGATCATCTCAAAGTTCAAAGGTTTACTCCTCATTTTGTGTTAGAAAATTAAAGGAATATCGTGAACAAGATATTAAAATTATAGGAGTTCTTTCCCCTCTTATATATCAGAATGATTATCAATCCAAGAAGTCCAAGAAATATATACATATAATATGGTACTGTGCGAATAAATTGAATGAGGAACAAAAAATAGAATTAGAACAAAACATCAAGGCTGATTTAGCTAAAAAACCTCAAAATCAAAACATCACAAAAAATGATATTATACAAGCTATAGAAAAAGAAAAACAAAATCAATATATTTGCAATTCTGAGCAAATTAAGATACTGGGAACTTTTGATAAAAGTGATATTAAGGAACTTAAAGAATATATTAGTGAACTTAACAAAAAATTGTTTTCAGGGGAAACTCCAGCAAGTATTAATATTATTAATGAAGTTCATGAAGAAGATAATCCTTATTATCCTCACTGGTTATTTGATTATGATGACGATTTTTATGTTAACCAAATAAATATCATCGAAGAATTTAGAAACTTAACTAATGAGGAAATACCATCATATAATGAATATGAAGACTATCAAAAATTTAACTTAATAGAAAATCAATATAATGCTTTACCTTTATTTCTTGCTACTCAAAGAGAATTACCTAATAACTGGAGACAAAAATTATCTGAATGGGAATGCAAATTTATTGATAGTATTCTTATTATTAAATCTCAAAGAATTAAATTACCTCATATATTTTTAGCTATACTCAGACATTTTCTGAGTATGATTGGTAGCGGTGGCAACAATCAAGATTATGATCCTCTAAAATATTTAGAAATTTTATATACTCACAAAAATCACAATGAAAATCCACATCCTTTGAAAATATATGATCCTGTTAAAGATCAACATCCTAATTTTCCTGAAAAATCACCAACAATTATAAATTTTTGTAAAACTTTGAATATTTTATATAGTCGCAGAGAAAATCTGAAATTAAATGAGTTTGTAATATTCCATTTTCAAGGTAGAGGATTATTACAAGGAACAAAATTAGGAAGTAATGAGAAAACAAAAATTTTAGCCTATTGTGGTAAATGTGGATATCCTCATATTATCAGGAATGAAGAACCTGGTAAAAATAATATATGTAAGAGTGATACTTGTAAGTATCTAATTTGTCCCAAATGCAAATGCTGTCAAAAAGATTGTTCTGAATACAAGAAAAGGACTGAAGACAACCAAAAAAGTGTAGATATTCTCGGTTTGAATGTCGTCAATTTAGTGGGTAGAGCAGGTCAAGAGCCAGACGTTAAACATTTTGAAGATGGCAAAATAAGATGTAATTTATCTTTAGCTGTGAACCGTCGTAATAAAAATGATAATGAACCTGATTGGTTTACTTTAAGGATTTGGGGAAAGACTGCGGAAATTGCAGCTAATGATGTACACAAAGGTAGTCAAATTGCCATTCAAGGAGCTTTGATTTTTGATACATGGATAGATGATAAAACAGAAGCTCATCGTTCTAAACCTGTAATTCAGGTAGAACAATTATATTTATTAGATAAAAAACGAAATCAGCAATACAATCTTAATGATTGGTGA
- the argF gene encoding ornithine carbamoyltransferase yields MASSLVGRDLLGLADLSSTELQELLEMAALLKSQKLTLHCNKVLGLLFSKASTRTRVSFTVAMYQLGGQVIDLNPNVTQVSRGEPVQDTARVLDRYLDILAIRTFAQQELEIFANYAKIPVINALTDLEHPCQILADLLTIQECFGSLAGLTLTYVGDGNNVANSLMLGCALMGMNVRVAFPSGYAPDAEIVEKARAIADHKTEVILTHDAQAAAKGAQVLYTDVWASMGQESEANNRLPIFQPYQISQQLLSFADPEAIVLHCLPAHRGEEITDEVIEGSQSKVWDQAENRLHAQKALLASILEVV; encoded by the coding sequence ATGGCATCATCATTAGTTGGACGAGATTTATTAGGTTTGGCGGATCTGAGTTCCACAGAACTGCAAGAACTTCTAGAAATGGCAGCTTTACTCAAGTCACAAAAGCTGACGTTACATTGTAACAAGGTTTTGGGTTTGTTGTTCTCTAAAGCTTCCACCCGCACCAGAGTTAGTTTTACTGTAGCAATGTATCAACTGGGTGGCCAGGTTATTGATCTTAACCCCAATGTCACCCAAGTGAGTCGGGGTGAACCTGTACAGGATACCGCTAGGGTGTTGGATCGTTATTTGGATATCCTCGCTATTAGAACTTTTGCCCAGCAGGAGTTGGAAATTTTTGCTAATTATGCCAAAATTCCCGTAATTAATGCCCTCACAGATTTAGAGCATCCTTGTCAGATTTTAGCTGATTTATTAACTATTCAAGAATGTTTTGGCTCTCTGGCAGGTTTAACTCTTACCTATGTGGGGGATGGTAATAATGTGGCTAATTCTCTCATGTTGGGTTGTGCTTTGATGGGAATGAATGTGAGAGTAGCTTTTCCTTCAGGATATGCCCCAGATGCGGAAATTGTGGAAAAAGCTAGGGCGATCGCTGATCATAAAACTGAAGTTATTCTCACCCATGATGCCCAAGCAGCAGCTAAGGGCGCACAGGTTCTTTATACTGATGTTTGGGCAAGTATGGGACAAGAATCGGAAGCTAATAACCGTCTTCCTATCTTCCAACCTTATCAAATTTCTCAACAATTATTAAGTTTTGCCGATCCCGAAGCAATTGTTTTACACTGTCTACCCGCCCACCGTGGTGAAGAAATTACCGATGAAGTTATCGAAGGTTCTCAATCAAAAGTTTGGGATCAGGCAGAAAATAGATTACACGCCCAAAAAGCTCTACTTGCTAGTATTTTAGAGGTTGTTTGA
- the lexA gene encoding transcriptional repressor LexA, producing MEKLTAVQQELYEWLVEYIRINQYSPSIRQMMQAMNLKSPAPIQSRLEHLRNKGYIDWNEGKARTIRILRPTKQGVPILGTIAAGGLIEPFTDAVEHEYLDLANLSLPPRSYALRVTGDSMIEDLIADGDVVFLHPVLEPNQLKNGTIVAARVEGYGTTLKRFYLEEETVTLKPANPKYQPIEVPAMQVQVQGSLVGVWRNYN from the coding sequence ATGGAAAAACTAACAGCAGTCCAACAAGAATTGTATGAATGGTTGGTAGAATATATCCGTATTAATCAGTATTCGCCATCTATTCGCCAAATGATGCAAGCGATGAATCTCAAGTCACCCGCACCTATTCAAAGTCGTTTGGAACATTTACGCAATAAGGGATACATTGACTGGAATGAAGGGAAAGCGCGAACAATTAGAATTTTGCGGCCAACTAAGCAAGGTGTACCCATTTTAGGAACTATCGCTGCTGGTGGTTTAATTGAACCTTTTACCGATGCGGTGGAACATGAGTATTTAGACTTGGCTAATTTATCTTTACCTCCCCGCAGCTATGCTTTGCGGGTAACGGGTGATAGTATGATTGAAGATTTAATTGCCGATGGTGATGTGGTGTTTTTGCATCCCGTACTCGAACCCAATCAGTTAAAAAATGGTACGATTGTTGCCGCTAGGGTGGAAGGATACGGTACTACTTTAAAACGTTTTTATCTGGAAGAAGAGACTGTCACTCTCAAACCTGCTAACCCGAAATATCAACCTATCGAAGTACCCGCTATGCAAGTACAGGTTCAGGGTTCTTTGGTGGGTGTGTGGCGGAATTATAATTAA
- a CDS encoding DNA phosphorothioation system restriction enzyme — MYLTRSPIQKQKPPAFSLKLPFVRENQGSYHVQSSLPGCPKMPVSLHLRGYQHQAITSWFANNGRGTLKMATGSGKTITALAIACELYKQISLQVLLVVCPYRHLVSQWGRECEKFNLQPILAFENLRTWQSQLSMQLYNLRSGSQNFVTVITTNSTLISEGLQSQLKYFPPKTLIIGDEAHNLGAPRLEESLPRNIGLRLALSATPERYFDDGGTESLFDYFGSVLQPEFSLQDAINQGALVHYLYYPVLVELTEFESINYLKLTKRIGRSLQYREREEGDIDDFEDIEDIKSLLIKRSRLVGAAENKLTALKELMLNRLDTSHTLFYCSDGSQESTHRSSLRQLKEVARILGGELGYKVSTYTAQTSLQEREILREQFESGKLQGLVAIRCLDEGVDIPAIQTAVILSSSGNPRQFIQRRGRVLRPHPGKERATIFDMIVLPPDLDREAIEVERNLLRKELRRFVEFADLADNAGEARMQLLNLQKRYGLLDI, encoded by the coding sequence ATGTATTTAACGCGATCGCCAATACAGAAACAAAAACCTCCTGCTTTCTCTCTCAAGTTACCTTTTGTCAGGGAAAATCAGGGTAGTTATCATGTTCAGTCGTCTTTACCAGGATGTCCAAAAATGCCTGTATCTCTGCATTTGCGGGGATATCAGCATCAAGCTATTACTAGCTGGTTTGCTAATAATGGTCGAGGGACTTTAAAAATGGCTACTGGTAGTGGGAAAACGATTACTGCTTTGGCGATCGCCTGTGAATTGTATAAACAGATAAGTTTACAAGTCTTGTTGGTGGTGTGTCCTTACCGTCATTTGGTTAGTCAATGGGGTAGAGAATGTGAGAAATTTAACTTACAACCGATTTTGGCTTTCGAGAATTTACGCACTTGGCAAAGTCAACTTTCAATGCAATTATATAATCTGCGTTCCGGTTCTCAAAATTTCGTCACTGTCATCACCACTAACTCGACTTTAATTAGTGAGGGGTTGCAATCTCAACTTAAATATTTTCCACCTAAAACTTTAATTATTGGTGATGAAGCGCATAATTTAGGCGCACCCAGGTTAGAAGAAAGTTTACCTCGGAATATTGGGTTACGTCTCGCTTTGTCTGCTACCCCAGAAAGATATTTTGATGATGGGGGTACGGAGTCTTTATTTGATTATTTTGGTTCTGTTTTACAACCAGAGTTTAGTTTACAGGATGCTATTAATCAAGGGGCTTTAGTCCATTATTTATATTATCCTGTTCTAGTGGAATTAACGGAATTTGAAAGTATTAATTATTTGAAGTTGACTAAGAGAATAGGGCGATCGCTACAATACAGAGAACGAGAAGAAGGGGATATCGACGATTTTGAAGATATTGAAGATATTAAATCTTTATTAATTAAACGTTCTAGGTTAGTAGGTGCAGCAGAAAATAAATTAACTGCTTTAAAAGAATTAATGTTAAATCGTTTAGATACGAGTCATACATTATTTTATTGCAGCGATGGTTCACAGGAAAGTACACACCGTTCATCTCTGCGTCAACTCAAGGAAGTAGCGAGAATTTTAGGAGGAGAGTTAGGTTATAAAGTCAGCACCTACACCGCACAGACATCTTTACAAGAACGGGAAATTTTAAGAGAACAATTTGAAAGCGGAAAATTACAGGGTTTAGTTGCTATTCGTTGTTTAGATGAAGGTGTGGATATTCCCGCTATTCAAACTGCGGTGATTTTATCAAGTTCTGGGAATCCCCGTCAATTTATCCAGCGTCGTGGTAGGGTTTTACGTCCCCATCCTGGGAAGGAGAGAGCGACGATTTTTGATATGATTGTTTTACCTCCTGATTTGGATCGAGAAGCGATAGAAGTAGAACGCAATTTGTTAAGAAAAGAGTTAAGAAGGTTTGTCGAATTTGCTGATTTAGCTGATAATGCAGGAGAAGCAAGGATGCAATTATTGAATTTGCAAAAGCGTTACGGTTTATTGGATATATAG
- a CDS encoding AAA family ATPase → MKLTSIKLCNFRSFYGQTPEITIATGDMKNTTIIHGNNGAGKTSLLNAFTWVLYEKFTAAFAATEQLVNKRAIAEAENEQPVECWVEVGWEHEGNRYRAKRTCRVYKNPTTIEPTKTKLTIQTVGDDGKWYFPIEQAEEIINNILPASLHQYFFFDGERIEEIVRSDKKAEIAEATETFLGVKVIDLAIKHLKEAKKTLDNELAAIGDAETKQLLKKQNQLEQEIERINKRQTEIKKELENQQTFKKDVSSRLIELSAVRELQERRESLETQKRSSYEELKKTKEALKKIISKQAYTVLLGQTTANFREIISELKQKGELKSGISKEFVAELIQTGRCICGAELKEGGNGHFHVKSLLKKTGSSSVEETAIRMGAQVDDIDKQADNFWENVNREQTRISQIKTSLSQIEGELDNIEEILRKDPNEDISGLQKRLDGIEAKIDELNREQGANQQEISHIKTEVDVLVKQIAKQKQNEGRQILAQRRIIATQDAIERLMEVKSRQEKQFRLQLEKRVQEIFAEISVTPYIPKITEKYELTLVENTTGIEAPVAASTGENQILSLSFIASIIDKVREWSEKKKIMMVPDSSTFPIVMDSPFGSLDANSRRHIAQTIPKLANQLVVLVTKTQWRVEVEEEIIDRIGKEYVLTYYSSKPDCEQDFMEVNGEKYYLIRQSPSGFEYTEIMEVERG, encoded by the coding sequence ATGAAACTAACATCTATTAAACTTTGTAATTTTCGCTCTTTTTATGGACAGACTCCAGAAATTACCATTGCAACTGGAGATATGAAAAATACTACAATTATTCATGGGAATAATGGAGCAGGTAAAACCAGTTTATTAAATGCGTTTACCTGGGTGTTATATGAAAAATTTACTGCTGCTTTTGCTGCGACAGAACAGTTAGTAAATAAAAGAGCGATCGCCGAAGCAGAAAATGAACAACCTGTAGAATGTTGGGTAGAAGTTGGTTGGGAACATGAAGGAAACCGATACAGAGCAAAACGCACCTGTCGAGTATATAAAAATCCTACCACAATTGAACCAACAAAAACTAAATTAACAATTCAAACCGTAGGAGATGATGGTAAATGGTATTTTCCCATTGAACAAGCAGAGGAAATTATCAATAATATATTACCAGCAAGTTTACATCAATATTTCTTTTTTGATGGAGAAAGAATAGAAGAAATAGTTCGTTCTGACAAAAAAGCAGAAATAGCAGAAGCAACGGAAACATTTTTAGGAGTCAAAGTCATTGACTTAGCAATTAAACATTTAAAAGAAGCAAAGAAAACCCTAGATAATGAACTTGCTGCTATTGGTGATGCAGAAACCAAACAATTATTGAAAAAACAAAATCAGCTAGAACAGGAAATAGAAAGAATCAACAAAAGACAGACAGAAATAAAAAAAGAATTAGAAAATCAACAGACATTTAAAAAAGATGTCAGCAGTCGGTTAATAGAACTCAGTGCAGTGCGAGAATTACAAGAAAGACGAGAAAGTTTAGAAACTCAAAAACGTAGTAGTTATGAAGAATTGAAAAAAACTAAAGAAGCACTGAAAAAGATTATTTCCAAACAAGCGTATACAGTATTATTAGGACAAACAACCGCCAATTTTCGGGAAATTATCAGTGAATTAAAACAAAAAGGAGAATTAAAATCAGGAATTTCTAAAGAATTTGTTGCAGAACTAATTCAAACAGGAAGATGTATTTGTGGAGCAGAATTAAAAGAAGGTGGAAATGGACACTTTCACGTTAAATCACTTTTGAAAAAAACCGGATCTTCCTCTGTAGAAGAAACAGCAATTAGAATGGGAGCGCAAGTTGATGATATTGATAAACAAGCGGATAATTTTTGGGAGAATGTTAACAGAGAACAAACAAGAATTAGTCAGATCAAAACCTCACTTTCCCAAATAGAAGGGGAGTTAGATAATATTGAAGAAATTTTGCGGAAAGATCCCAATGAAGATATTAGCGGTTTACAAAAACGGTTAGATGGAATAGAAGCGAAAATTGATGAATTAAACAGAGAACAAGGTGCAAACCAACAAGAAATTTCTCACATTAAAACAGAAGTTGATGTATTAGTCAAACAAATTGCTAAACAAAAACAAAATGAAGGAAGACAGATTTTAGCACAGCGTCGCATTATTGCAACTCAAGACGCAATTGAAAGATTAATGGAGGTGAAAAGTAGACAAGAAAAACAATTTAGATTACAATTAGAAAAGCGAGTGCAGGAAATATTTGCAGAAATTTCTGTGACTCCTTATATTCCCAAAATTACCGAAAAATATGAACTGACTTTAGTTGAGAATACCACAGGAATAGAAGCACCGGTAGCAGCATCCACAGGAGAAAATCAAATTCTTAGTTTGTCTTTTATTGCGAGTATTATTGATAAAGTGCGGGAGTGGAGTGAGAAGAAAAAAATTATGATGGTCCCTGATAGTAGCACTTTTCCTATTGTCATGGATTCACCTTTTGGAAGTTTAGACGCTAACTCTCGTCGTCACATTGCACAAACTATTCCTAAATTAGCAAATCAGTTAGTTGTTTTGGTGACGAAAACGCAATGGAGGGTAGAAGTTGAGGAGGAAATTATTGATAGAATTGGTAAGGAATATGTGTTAACTTATTATTCTTCTAAACCTGACTGTGAACAGGATTTTATGGAGGTGAATGGGGAGAAATATTATCTGATTCGTCAAAGTCCTAGTGGTTTTGAGTATACTGAAATTATGGAGGTGGAAAGGGGTTAA
- a CDS encoding Uma2 family endonuclease yields MVAVSDRFYMTPQEFLEWEVSQEIKHEYLNGEVIAMTGGTIPHAGITLNLASALKSHLRGSKCTALMSDAKVGVSENGPFFYPDVVVSCHPQDKQAIKFLQFPCLIIEVLSPGTEAYDRGKKFEKYRNFSSLQEYVLIDSQNIGLECFRLNDRGFWELHPFVEGDEVVFTSVDFRFPLSLVYEDVVLVGENEEFKDQAG; encoded by the coding sequence ATGGTTGCTGTTTCTGATAGATTTTATATGACTCCCCAAGAGTTTTTAGAGTGGGAAGTATCACAAGAAATTAAACATGAATATCTGAATGGTGAAGTTATTGCAATGACTGGAGGTACTATTCCTCATGCTGGTATTACTTTAAATTTAGCTTCAGCTTTGAAAAGTCATTTACGGGGGAGTAAGTGTACTGCTTTGATGTCAGATGCAAAGGTGGGAGTTTCTGAAAATGGACCTTTTTTCTATCCTGATGTGGTGGTGAGTTGTCATCCTCAAGATAAACAAGCGATTAAATTTTTGCAATTTCCTTGTTTAATTATTGAGGTGCTTTCTCCGGGTACGGAAGCTTATGATCGGGGTAAAAAATTTGAAAAATATCGCAATTTTTCTAGTTTACAGGAATATGTTTTGATTGATTCTCAAAACATCGGTTTAGAATGTTTTCGGTTAAATGATCGGGGTTTTTGGGAATTACATCCTTTTGTTGAAGGTGATGAGGTAGTTTTCACAAGTGTTGATTTTCGTTTTCCTTTGTCTTTGGTTTATGAAGATGTGGTTTTGGTGGGAGAAAATGAGGAGTTTAAGGATCAAGCAGGTTAA